One genomic region from Quercus robur chromosome 4, dhQueRobu3.1, whole genome shotgun sequence encodes:
- the LOC126720545 gene encoding uncharacterized protein LOC126720545 has product MALINLTPSPNPIIFPHFLSPNLSFLSFQTTPRNTRRTRKTRAALREWREYEEAVKRKDLAGALSFLKSIDDPVETVNGSASLESTRSRLAELGLVVGYERDWEVLDTCLNADDMKLVCSAYGFLKDRGFLSNFGKCRNIVLEGPRNVTPTVLKSSTGLEVTKLSPKKWGVSGSSSAVLIAFLGGVSFLLSKGIDVRPNLAAILGLAFMDSVFLGGCCLAQISSYWPPNRRRILVHEAGHLLTAYLMGCPIRGVILDPIVAMQMGIQGQAGTQFWDEKMANDLANGRLDGTAFDRYCMVLFAGIAAEALVYGEAEGGENDENLFMGICILLQPPLSVAEMSNQARWSVLQSYNLLKWHKHAHRAAVKALESGGSLSVVIRSIEEAMSSSK; this is encoded by the exons ATGGCTCTCATCAATCTCACTCCTTCTCCAAACCCCATCATTTTCCCACACTTTCTCTCTCCAaacctctcttttctttccttccaaaCAACCCCACGTAACACAAGAAGAACCAGAAAAACGAGAGCAGCTCTTCGGGAATGGAGGGAGTACGAGGAGGCAGTGAAGCGCAAGGACCTTGCTGGGGCACTCAGCTTCTTGAAATCCATTGACGACCCAGTTGAGACCGTCAATGGGTCTGCCTCGCTCGAGTCGACTCGGTCCCGGCTCGCCGAGTTGGGCCTGGTGGTTGGGTACGAGAGGGACTGGGAGGTTCTTGACACGTGTCTCAATGCTGATGATATGAAGCTTGTGTGTAGCGCTTATGGGTTCCTCAAGGATAGGGGCTTCTTGTCCAACTTTGGCAAATGCAGAAATATTG TTTTGGAGGGTCCAAGAAATGTTACACCGACTGTGTTGAAATCTTCAACTGGTTTAGAAG TGACTAAACTTTCGCCAAAGAAGTGGGGCGTTTCAGGAAGCTCCAGTGCTGTTCTGATTGCTTTTCTTGGTGGggtatcttttcttctttctaaagGGATTGATGTCAGGCCTAACCTTGCAGCAATATTGGGGCTAGCATTCATGGACTCTGTCTTCCTTGGTGGCTGCTGTTTAGCTCAAATATCAAGTTATTGGCCTCCAAATAGGCGCAGGATCTTGGTTCATGAAGCAGGGCATCTCCTGACAG cttACCTTATGGGTTGCCCAATTCGTGGGGTGATTCTAGACCCAATTGTTGCAATGCAAATGGGCATTCAAGGGCAG GCGGGAACTCAGTTTTGGGATGAGAAAATGGCCAATGATCTTGCTAACGGACGACTTGATGGCACTGCTTTTGACAG GTACTGCATGGTGCTTTTTGCAGGCATTGCTGCTGAAGCACTTGTTTATGGTGAGGCAGAGGGTggagaaaatgatgaaaatcTCTTTATGGGTATCTGTATTCTGCTGCAACCGCCATTATCTGTAGCTGAG ATGTCAAATCAAGCAAGATGGTCAGTTCTTCAATCTTACAATCTGCTCAAGTGGCATAAACATGCACACCGAGCTGCAGTTAAAGCTTTGGAAAGTGGTGGTAGCCTTAGTGTTGTGATTAGGAGCATTGAGGAAGCCATGTCTTCAAGTAAATGA